The following DNA comes from Elusimicrobiota bacterium.
CGGTCGAAGCCGAGACCGTGAGAAGCAGGATCGCGAGCGTTCGCCTCACCGGCTCCTCCCCGGCTCGCGGGCCCGACGGCAATAGCCGCGCGCCGCGCGCCGGCGCGCGGCCGCGCACCATTCGTCCCCTTCGCCCTTTCGGATGGCGGCGACCTCGGCCGCGAACGCCTCGCACGCGGCCAGGTCCAGGGAATGCCCCGCGTCCGCGCAGCCGTAGACCGGGTAGAGATCGAGACGGCAGCTGCGCTCGACGTCCATCCGGTCGGCGCCCTCCGCCACGATCGGGGGCGAGGAGAGCTTTTCGCACGCGGGATAGTAGCCGGGGCCGTAGGCTCGCGCGAGCGCCTCGCACGCGGCGTCGAGGCTCCGGTAGCGGCGGCCGGCGGCCTCGGGGGCGAGCCAGCGCCGGCAGTCGGGAAGGGCCGCGCGCCCTCGCCCGCCGGCCGCGCGGCGGGCGAAGCGCAGGAAGTGCGCGTGCGACAGGCACGCCGCCTCGAGCGTGGGCAGGTCGTCGTCGTTCAAGGCGAACGGACGCAGGACCCTGCAGGCCTTCCCGCCTCCGTCCGCCGCCGCGAGGCACGCGCCGTGGTCGACCAGCGCGCGCGCCAGCTCCCGGTCCTCGTCCGGCCGGAATCCGGGCTCCCGGCGCATGACCTCGAGCGAGAACGACGTCTCGCAGCCGTCTTCGGGGGCGTCGGGCGCCGCGGCCGCGGCCGAGGCGCCGAGCGCGAGCCCGGCGAGGAAGCCGGCGCCGATCATCGTCCGGATCAAGGCCTGGTGTTCCGCGCCCGGGCTTTCGCCGTGAGACCCGCGCCCCAGCGGATGAGGGCGGCGACGTCCGCGGGGTGCCGGGAGAGCAAGGCGGACGCGTCCTCCGCCGCGCGGGCGTGCTCGCCCAACAGGAAGTTGAGCGCGGCTCGGCGCAGGATCAGCCGCTCGTCCCGGGAGCGTTCCAGCAGGGCGTCGAGGTGCGCGACGGCGCGCGCGCGCTGCCGCTCGGTGTAGTAGGGTCCGGCGAGCTTGCGCAGCGCGTCCGGCCAGGATTCCCGCCCGGGGTCGGCGGGCGGCTCGAGCTTCGCGGACTGGCGCGGGAAAACTTCGAGCAGGCGGGGGTAGAAGTCCGACAAAGCCGGATAACGCTCGCGCGAGGCCTCGTATTCCCGCAGCCGGGAGAGGAACGCCGCGAGGTGCGGGCGCCGGCTGAATTCCTCGAGACGGAATTCCCTGCTCGCGGCCTCCTCCCCGCGCTCCAGGGCGACGAGACGAAGCATCACCGCTCTCACGAGATGCTCTCTCATGCCGTGGAGCCAATTGCGGCAGTTGCTGCGCAGGCCGGCGCCCAAGGAGAACGGGCGGTCCTTCTCCTCGTGGTCGTAGAGGTTCGCGGTCATGTCCAGGACCCCGTGCCCCAACTCGTGCCACACGACGGCGTCGAGGCTGTGATCGGCGGAGTCCCGCTCCGCGGAAGGGCAGGAATCCGCGTCCAGGATGCTGACGATCTCGTGACGGGCGTCGTCGCGCAGCCAGACCCGGTTGAGGCTGACGCCCCGCGCGCACAACGGGGAGACGATGATCCGGTAGCGTCCGAGAAAGGGCAGGCCGGTGTAGCGCTCGATCTTCCCGGCGTGATCGTCCTGCTCCACCCGCCTTCTCAGCGCGTCGACCGCGGGGCTCAGCCTCGGGGCGCAGGCGCCGAGGACGGCGGTGAACCGCGAGTCCCGCGCGAAAGCCCGCATGGCTCCCAGCCACGGCTCCCAGACGCCGCTTCTCTCGGCCTCTCCCCTGCAGGAGTCCAGCGCCGCGTCGAACTCCAGCTCCGGGGGCGCGGTGCGCATCAGGAGGAGATCCTTGCGCTGGAAGAAGTCCGGATCGGACTTGTGCATCCGCGCGTTCAGCTTCACGGCGGGGTGGGTCTTGAAAGGCGCGCAGGCCTTCGCGAGCGCCCGCGCGTAGTCCCGGCCCGGACCCTTGAGGGCGGCGGTCGCGCGCGTGCCCAGCAGGTCCACCGCGCCCAGGAGCTCGATGGATGGGTCGATGACGACGTCCATGCCGCCGAGTATAGCATTTGGTACAATCACCGCCGTTGAAACGCTCGGCATCCGGCCCGGTGAAGACGGCTCAGCCCTCCTTGGAGCGCGCGCAGGCGCTCTCGGACGAGGGCTCGGTCGTCGAGGCGATCGCGGAGATCGACCGCCTTATCGGGCTTTCGCCCGGGACCGCGTTGTACCTGCGCAAGGTCCGCTTCCTCCTGCAGCGCCGCAACTATGAGGAAGCCGGCCGCGCGCTCGACGCCGCCGACGCGCTCTCTCCCGGAGACCGGGCGATCTCGGTCGCCCGCGCCGAGCTTTACGTGATGACCGACCGCCTCGCCGAGGCCCGGACCGAGTTCGAGAAGGCCCTCGAGGGCGCGCCGGCCGACGAGTTCCTGAGGCTGGCCCGCCTGCGCATCCTGATCCAGCAGGGCCTCGCCGAGGAGGCCGGCGCCGAGATCGCCGCGCTCGCCGAGACCGGCTCGCCGGCGTCGAGGCTCGAGGCGCGCTTGTGCCGGGGCCTGCTGGCGCTGAAGGTCCGCGACCATCGCGCCGCGCGCGACGGCTTCACCGCGATAATGAAGGAGCTGCCCAAGGAGCATCCGGTCTCGATGCGCGCCCGCTTCTATTGGGCGGCGTCGCGGGCCGTCGACCCCGAATTTCGAAGGAGGACCGGCATGGACGCGACGACCCGCAAACCGAGCAAGCTCTATCTCTGCGGCCTGGGCATCTTCCCTCCGTACACGGCGTCCCTGGAGGTCATCCACGCGCTCAGCCTCTGCGACGTGATCTTCAACAACGTGGCCGGCCCCGAGGTGCGCGAGCTGCTCGCCGAGTTCTGCTCCGACATCCGCCCCGCCTCCTATCAGGCCTGGCAGGACGAGCCGAAGTGGGCCGACCGTATCTTTGATCAGTTGGGCAAAGGGAAGACCGTCGGGTTCATCACGCGCGGCCATCCGCTGGTGTTCGGCGGCCTCGCCGTCGAGCTCGTGCGGCGCTGCGGGGTCCAGCAGGTCGACCATCAGACCTTCGGCGCCGTGTCCTCGATCGACCATCTGCTCGCCTTCACGGGCAAGGGGCTCGGCGACGACTTCGAGGGCATCCAGGCCATGGACCGGCCGGCGATAGACCGCGCCGAGACGATGAACACGGCTTTGCCCCTGCTCGCCTGCTTCTACTCCGGCCTGGAGGCCAAGGGCGAGGTCGCGGCCTTCCAAAAAAGCCTCGGGCGCTTCTATCCCAAGGAGCATCTGTGCTGGATGTTCGGTCCCAAATACGACGCGACGCCGGCGGTCGTCGCGGTCGGCGCGCTCGCCAAGACCTATCCGAAGGTGCACTCGAGCCTGATGCTCTACGTCCCGCCGCTCGTCGGGAAGGCCGAAAAATGAAGCGGCCCGCGGCTCCCTCCGAGGGCCGCTCCTACCTGACCTGCCTCATCGGCCTGCCGCCGGGGGGCCGCTCGGAGTGGACGGCGGCGCTCGCGCGCGAGCGGGGAAAGAAGGACGCCGGCGCCTTGCGCCGCGGGGGCCGGGCCCTCTCCTTGCTCGGCCGCGGCGCCGAGGCGCTCGCCGCCCTCGACCGCTCGCTGGCGCTCGACGCCGCCTCCCGCGAAGGCTGGGCGTGGCGGGGCGAAGCCCTGCTGCTGGCGGGACGCCGCGCGGAGGCGCGCCTCGCCCTCGACAAGGCCGCCCAGCTGTCGGAAGGCTGGCCCTGGGCTCGGCTGCTGCGGGCGGTGTGCCTGCTCACCGAGGGCGACGTCGACGGCGCCCAGAAGGAGCTTTCCGCCATCCGCGCTTTGCCGGAGGCCGTGCTCGTCTCGGCCCTGCTCGAGGGCCAGCGCGGCGCCGCCCGCGCGGGCGCGGACGCGGCCACGGCCGAGCTCGCCGCGCGTCCCTCCGGGCCGCTGTTCGCGGTGCGCGCGCTGCTGCGCCTGGGCCTAGGCGACCTTCCCGCGTGCCTCGAGGATCTCAACGCGGCCGCCGCGCTCGAGCCCTCGGCCTGGATCCTCATGCAGCGCGCGGACGCGCTCAACCGCAGCGGATTCTATCGTGAGGGGCTGAAGGATTCCGCTGCGGCCGCAGCACTTCTTCCCGATTCTCCCGAGCCGCATCTGCAGGCCGCGAACATCTATTTCGACCAGGCGTTCTATCCCGAGGCTCTCGCGGAGATGGAGCGCGCGCTCGCGCGGCGTCCCGACGACGCCGGCATGCTCAGCCGACGGGCGCGCTTCCATCTCCTGCTCGGACGCTTCGAGGAGGCCGAGAAGGGCCTGGACCGGGCCTGCGCTCTGGCCCCCGACAGCGGCCAGCTCCGCTTCGAGAGGCTCAACGTCATCGCCATGAGAGGCCGCTGGACGGAGGTCCTCGAGGCGCTCAAAGGCGGAGCCCTCCACGAGCCGTTCCATTCGTATCTCACCGGCTACGTCCTGTGCCGGAAAGGCGACCGCGCCCGCGCGGTCCGCCACTTCCTCCGGGCGGCCTCCCTGGCCGACGGCGGCTTCGCGGAGCGCTGCCGCTTCTACGCCCTCGTCTGCCGAGTGCTCTCCAAGCCGGAAAAAAAGGTCCTGGCCCGCCCGCAGTTCTACCTGTGCGGCGTCGGCATCCATCATCCTTATCAGATCACCGTGGAGATCCTCCGGGCGCTCGACGCCTGCGAGGTCCTCTACAACAACCTCGGCGATCCGCAGATCTCCGAGTTCCTCGGCCTGTTCCGCTGCGAGGTGCGCGCCGTGACCCGCGTCGACAACGAGCCGGCCATGGGCCGCGTCAAACGCATCCTCGCCGGGCTCCAGCGGGGGAGGACCACGGGATTCGTCACGCGCATCCACCCCTTCATCTATCGCCGCATCGCCCGCGACCTCGTCACGGAGTGCGAGGCGGCGAAGATCAGCTTCCAGGCGTTCGGGGCCGTCTCTCTGACCGAGGTCGCCTGGAGCCTCGCGTCGGCCGAGCCTGACCACGGGACGCGGCGCGGCCCTTTCGGGCAGCGGGTCTTCGATCTCGTTCATCTGACGCGCAACCCGGGCCAGCTCGAGCCGGCGCATCCGACGGTCGTGTACGCGATCGCCAACGACGACGACCGCCGGCGCTTCTGCGCGCTGGTCCGCGCGAATTACGACCCGGAGCAGTCGGTGTTTTTCCTGGCCGGCTCCGGCGACCGCGAGCAGCAGGTCGTCTCGGCCCCCGTCAAGGACGTCGAGGCGAAGCTCCTGTCGCTCGACCTCGGAACCGTCATGTATCTGCCGCCCCGTCAATGAGGAAGACATGGAGAAAATGATCATCTGCGGCCTCGGCGTGCGCGTGCCCGAGGAGACGACGCTCGAGACCCTCCAGGCGCTCGCCGACTGCCGGGTCGTCTACACCGACCTCGACGACAAGAAGGCCCGGGCCTGGCTCGGCGGGTACTGCAGGAGCCTCAAGACGCCGAAGTCGGCCGCGGAGATACTCAAGACCGCCGCCGAAGGCGGCGGCGTCGTCGGGCTGGCGGTCTGGGGCAATCCGCAGTCCTCGAGCCGCCTGGCGCGCGAGGTCGAGCTCGGCGCGCAGAAGGCCGGGCTCGCGTACCGCGTCCTCGGCGCGATCTCCCCGATCGGCAGCGTGTTCGCGCGCTCGGTGAGCTTCCTCGGCGGCGACTACGGCTATCAGGGCATCCAGTCCTACGACCTGCAGACCTTGCTCGACGACTCCGCGTCCGCGACCACGGAGCTGCCCCTGGTGCTCTACGCCGAGAGGGGCGAGCCCGCGAGCTGGAAGGCGGCCCTCAAGCGCCTCGCGGGCGGCTACCCGGCCGGGCATAAGGCGAGCCTGTACGCCCCGGCGGGGCTGACCGAGGCGCCCTTGTCCGAGCTCAAGCCCGGGGACCGCTGCGTGGTCCTCATACCGCCCGCCAAGGCCCTCGAGGTGCGCAAGACGAAATGGTGACCTTGCGCGGCCGGCGCGTCCTCGTCACGGGGGCTTCCGGCTTCATCGGCGCCGCGCTCGCGCGCCGCCTCGTGCGAGACGGCGCCGACGTCCACGTCCTCGTGCGGCCGACGTCCTCGCCGGAGAAGCTCGGCTCCGCCTGGGGGCGGCTCACCCGGCATCTCGGCGACCTCGGCGACGAGAAAAGCCTGGCCGCCGCGGTCGGCGCCGCGCGGCCGGAGGTCGTCTTCCACCTCGCCAAGCAGCGCGACGGCTCCTCCTTCTCGCGCGAGGCGGAGGCGACCCTGCGCCTCGCCGGGGTCCTGCGCTCCGCCGCGCCGGACCTTCGGCGCCTGGTCCGGACGGCGCACGACGCGCCCTCCCGCGAGGACGACGCCGCCCTCGCCGCGAAGGTCGCCGCCCTCGGCCTGCCCGCCGTCACTCTGGAGCTGTACCTGGTCTACGGGCCCGGCCAGAAGAAGGGGGACTTCCCGCACGACATCAAGGACGGCGCGCGTCCGGCGCGCGCGTCGGGGGCGGTCAAGGATTTCGTCTGGATCGACGACGTCGTGGAGGCCTACCTGCTCGCGTCCCACGCCTCCGGCGTCGAGGGCCTGACGATCCCGATCGGCACCGGACTGGGCCGCACGGAGGCCGAGGCCGCCGCGCTCCTGCTGCGCCTGATGGGCTCGAGCGACGCTCCCCCGAAGGCCGACGGCCCCGGCGCGGGCCATCCCGCCGATCCGTCCCTCGCGCGGCGCATGCTGCTCTGGAGCCCGCGCGTGCTCCTGGAGCAGGGGCTGGCGCGCCTCCTCGCCAAGGGCGCGGTCAAGGCTCCTCGCCGCGCCGAGGAGCGCCGCCACATGATCCCCTGGCTGGGTTCCCCGGGCGGGAAGGCCGCGGCGGCCGCCAAGCCGGCGGCGCCCTGGGACCTCGTCTACCGCGCCGCGGAGAATTTCCGGAAGGGGGACCACGCCGCCGCCGGGCGCGACGCCGACGCCTTCATCGGCCGGCTGCCCGGGTCGGCCGCCGGTCCCGCGATGAAGGCCCTGATCGCCGCTCAGAGCGGGAACAGGGCGGAGACCGAGCTTTGGCTCGAGGCCGCCGGTCCGCGCGGCCCCGAGGGCTGGGCGCTCGCCCTGCGCGGCATGATGCGCGCGCGCTGGGGGGAGCACGACGCCGCGCGTTCGGACCTCGTGGCGACGCGCAAGAGCGAGCGCTCGGCTTGGGCCTGCGCGGAGCGCGCCGACGCCTACAACCGGATCGGGCTTTTCTCGAGCTCCCTGACCGAGTTCGCGCACATGCGCCGCGCCATTCCCGGCAGCCCCGAGCCCGACCTCCGCGCCTCGGCCATCCATCTCGAGCAGGCGCAGTACGAGGAGGCGGCGCAGTGCCTGGTCCGCGCCGCGCGCCTGGCGCCCGGCGACGTCCGCGTGCCCCGGCAGCTCTCGCGCCTGCGCTTCGTCGAGGGCGACCTGCCCCGCTCGCGGGCCGCGATCGAGGAGGCCTGCCGCCTGGCGCCCGGCGACGCCGGCCTGCGCCAGGAGCGCCTGCGCCTGTGCGTGCTCCAGGACGACGACAAGGCCGTCGCCGCGCTGCTCGAGGAAGAGTGGCCCGCCGGCGTGCGCGACTTCTGGCGCGCCTACGTCGCCTGCCGCCGCAAGCGCTTCGACGAGAGCGTGCGCCTGTTCGCCGCCGCGGAGAAGGCGACCGAGGACGGCCAGGTCGCGAGCACGTGCGCGTTCTACCGCCACGTGGCGCGCGTGCTCTCCGAGGCGCCGAAGGCTCCCGCCCCTCCTCCGGGCAAGGAGCTGCTCATCATGGGGCTGGGCTTTCGCCTGCCCTATCAGAGCAGCGTCGAGGCCTTGTGGGCGCTGGCCTCGTGCGAGGCGTTCTTCAGCAACCTCTCCGACAAGACGGTCGCCGACACGCTGGGCCTCTACGGCGTCCCCATGCGCACCATCGTCTTCCGCCGCTCCGACGGCCAGTCGACGCCCTGCGCGCGCCTCGTGATGAAGGGCATGAAGGAGCTCGGCCGCGGCGCCGTCGTCACGCGCGGCATGCCGAACTACTACGGACGGCTCGCCTACCGGCTGACGAAGGACTGCGAGGCGCGCGGCATCGGGTGCCGCATCATCCCCTCCGTCTCGATCGCCGACCTGCTCCCCTGCCTCGTCGGCCGCGTCCGCGGCTCGTCGCTGGGCATCGAGGTGCGCGACACCAACGGCC
Coding sequences within:
- a CDS encoding DUF4932 domain-containing protein is translated as MDVVIDPSIELLGAVDLLGTRATAALKGPGRDYARALAKACAPFKTHPAVKLNARMHKSDPDFFQRKDLLLMRTAPPELEFDAALDSCRGEAERSGVWEPWLGAMRAFARDSRFTAVLGACAPRLSPAVDALRRRVEQDDHAGKIERYTGLPFLGRYRIIVSPLCARGVSLNRVWLRDDARHEIVSILDADSCPSAERDSADHSLDAVVWHELGHGVLDMTANLYDHEEKDRPFSLGAGLRSNCRNWLHGMREHLVRAVMLRLVALERGEEAASREFRLEEFSRRPHLAAFLSRLREYEASRERYPALSDFYPRLLEVFPRQSAKLEPPADPGRESWPDALRKLAGPYYTERQRARAVAHLDALLERSRDERLILRRAALNFLLGEHARAAEDASALLSRHPADVAALIRWGAGLTAKARARNTRP
- a CDS encoding tetratricopeptide repeat protein, translated to MKRPAAPSEGRSYLTCLIGLPPGGRSEWTAALARERGKKDAGALRRGGRALSLLGRGAEALAALDRSLALDAASREGWAWRGEALLLAGRRAEARLALDKAAQLSEGWPWARLLRAVCLLTEGDVDGAQKELSAIRALPEAVLVSALLEGQRGAARAGADAATAELAARPSGPLFAVRALLRLGLGDLPACLEDLNAAAALEPSAWILMQRADALNRSGFYREGLKDSAAAAALLPDSPEPHLQAANIYFDQAFYPEALAEMERALARRPDDAGMLSRRARFHLLLGRFEEAEKGLDRACALAPDSGQLRFERLNVIAMRGRWTEVLEALKGGALHEPFHSYLTGYVLCRKGDRARAVRHFLRAASLADGGFAERCRFYALVCRVLSKPEKKVLARPQFYLCGVGIHHPYQITVEILRALDACEVLYNNLGDPQISEFLGLFRCEVRAVTRVDNEPAMGRVKRILAGLQRGRTTGFVTRIHPFIYRRIARDLVTECEAAKISFQAFGAVSLTEVAWSLASAEPDHGTRRGPFGQRVFDLVHLTRNPGQLEPAHPTVVYAIANDDDRRRFCALVRANYDPEQSVFFLAGSGDREQQVVSAPVKDVEAKLLSLDLGTVMYLPPRQ
- a CDS encoding NAD-dependent epimerase/dehydratase family protein, with the translated sequence MVTLRGRRVLVTGASGFIGAALARRLVRDGADVHVLVRPTSSPEKLGSAWGRLTRHLGDLGDEKSLAAAVGAARPEVVFHLAKQRDGSSFSREAEATLRLAGVLRSAAPDLRRLVRTAHDAPSREDDAALAAKVAALGLPAVTLELYLVYGPGQKKGDFPHDIKDGARPARASGAVKDFVWIDDVVEAYLLASHASGVEGLTIPIGTGLGRTEAEAAALLLRLMGSSDAPPKADGPGAGHPADPSLARRMLLWSPRVLLEQGLARLLAKGAVKAPRRAEERRHMIPWLGSPGGKAAAAAKPAAPWDLVYRAAENFRKGDHAAAGRDADAFIGRLPGSAAGPAMKALIAAQSGNRAETELWLEAAGPRGPEGWALALRGMMRARWGEHDAARSDLVATRKSERSAWACAERADAYNRIGLFSSSLTEFAHMRRAIPGSPEPDLRASAIHLEQAQYEEAAQCLVRAARLAPGDVRVPRQLSRLRFVEGDLPRSRAAIEEACRLAPGDAGLRQERLRLCVLQDDDKAVAALLEEEWPAGVRDFWRAYVACRRKRFDESVRLFAAAEKATEDGQVASTCAFYRHVARVLSEAPKAPAPPPGKELLIMGLGFRLPYQSSVEALWALASCEAFFSNLSDKTVADTLGLYGVPMRTIVFRRSDGQSTPCARLVMKGMKELGRGAVVTRGMPNYYGRLAYRLTKDCEARGIGCRIIPSVSIADLLPCLVGRVRGSSLGIEVRDTNGLAGLDPRLPAVVYNFASGAQRREQARFIAGRLEPGDACWLMPGSGYLEFSPSEAAAAGLEEALARADAAVTVLLPARR